Proteins from one Dermacentor variabilis isolate Ectoservices chromosome 1, ASM5094787v1, whole genome shotgun sequence genomic window:
- the LOC142586829 gene encoding uncharacterized protein LOC142586829, with product MLRFLAVSLLVLFYSVPLQCATSTTSQACEAKLCTEDCAERHGYPTNVAVVGTCENDTCRCNFYNYCEEKTCADICLKDYGHKKNLTSLCKRRMCYCYWHKQCVQPECMPLCDERHPDKEVIDVYCKNDLCVCKWREGATRTLKPGAAPVGGLEVEMEHPLRGSHAIFVDVESREVKKKSATS from the exons ATGCTTCGCTTCCTGGCTGTGTCCCTGCTTGTGCTCTTCTACTCTGTGCCATTGCAGTGCGCTACAAGTACAAC CTCTCAGGCCTGCGAAGCAAAGCTCTGCACCGAGGACTGCGCAGAGCGCCACGGATACCCGACAAACGTCGCCGTGGTCGGGACATGCGAGAACGACACGTGCCGGTGCAATTTCTACAATT ACTGCGAAGAAAAAACGTGCGCTGACATCTGCCTCAAGGACTATGGTCACAAGAAAAACTTGACGTCGTTATGCAAACGCAGGATGTGCTACTGCTACTGGCATAAGC AATGCGTGCAACCTGAATGTATGCCCTTGTGCGACGAGCGACACCCGGACAAGGAAGTCATCGACGTGTACTGCAAGAATGACCTCTGTGTCTGCAAGTGGCGCGAAG GGGCGACAAGAACCTTGAAGCCAGGCGCGGCTCCTGTGGGTGGCCTTGAGGTCGAGATGGAGCATCCGCTCCGCGGAAGTCACGCGATCTTCGTCGATGTGGAGAGTCGCGAGGTCAAGAAAAAGTCGGCCACATCGTGA